The following are encoded together in the Streptomyces sp. NBC_00358 genome:
- the pgi gene encoding glucose-6-phosphate isomerase, with protein MSDYPKPTRRPEWVALEDHRATALLHPRLRDLFAADPARAERYAVQVGDLRIDYSKHLITDETLALLQELATATDVFGLRDAMFRGEKINVTEDRAVLHTALRAPRDAVVEVDGENVVPAVHAVLDRMAGFAERVRSGEWTGHTGKRIKNVVNVGIGGSDLGPAMAYEVLRPFTDRGLTLRFVSNVDGADLHEAVRDLDPAETLFVIASKTFTTIETITNATSARDWLLTGLKAGQEAVARHFVALSTNAEKVADFGIDTANMFEFWDWVGGRYSYDSAIGLSLMIAIGPERFREMLNGFHLVDEHFRTAPAESNVPLLLGLLGVWYGNFHDAQSHAVLPYSHYLSKFTAYLQQLDMESNGKSVDREGRPVEWQTGPVVWGTPGTNGQHAYYQLIHQGTKLIPADFIGFVNPVDELSDGLAAQHDLLMANFFAQTQALAFGKTPDEVRAEGVPEELVPHKTFEGNHPTTTILARELTPSVLGQLIALYEHKVFVQGAIWNIDSFDQWGVELGKVLAKRVEPALTEGADVPGLDPSTAALVAAYRSLRKK; from the coding sequence ATGTCTGACTACCCCAAGCCCACCCGGCGTCCCGAGTGGGTGGCCCTGGAGGACCACCGCGCGACCGCGCTGCTCCACCCACGGCTGCGTGACCTGTTCGCCGCCGACCCCGCCCGCGCCGAGCGTTACGCCGTACAGGTCGGTGACCTGCGGATCGACTACTCCAAGCACCTCATCACCGACGAGACGCTGGCCCTCCTCCAGGAACTCGCCACCGCCACCGACGTGTTCGGGCTGCGGGACGCGATGTTCCGGGGCGAGAAGATCAACGTGACCGAGGACCGTGCGGTGCTGCACACCGCGCTGCGGGCGCCGCGGGACGCGGTCGTGGAGGTCGACGGGGAGAACGTGGTGCCGGCCGTGCACGCGGTCCTCGACAGGATGGCGGGTTTCGCCGAGCGGGTGCGTTCGGGCGAGTGGACCGGTCACACCGGCAAGCGCATCAAGAACGTCGTCAACGTCGGTATCGGCGGCTCGGACCTGGGTCCGGCGATGGCGTACGAGGTGCTGCGCCCGTTCACCGACCGCGGTCTCACGCTGCGGTTCGTGTCGAACGTGGACGGCGCGGACCTGCACGAGGCGGTGCGGGACCTGGACCCGGCGGAGACGCTGTTCGTCATCGCCTCGAAGACGTTCACCACGATCGAGACGATCACCAACGCGACCTCCGCGCGGGACTGGCTGCTGACCGGGCTGAAGGCCGGTCAGGAGGCGGTGGCTCGGCACTTCGTGGCGCTGTCGACGAACGCGGAGAAGGTCGCCGACTTCGGGATCGACACGGCCAACATGTTCGAGTTCTGGGACTGGGTCGGCGGCCGCTACTCCTACGACTCGGCGATCGGCCTCTCGCTGATGATCGCGATCGGCCCGGAGCGCTTCCGTGAGATGCTCAACGGCTTCCACCTCGTCGACGAGCACTTCCGCACGGCCCCGGCCGAGTCCAACGTGCCTTTGCTGCTGGGTCTGTTGGGTGTCTGGTACGGCAACTTCCACGATGCCCAGTCGCACGCCGTGCTGCCGTACTCGCACTACCTGTCGAAGTTCACGGCCTATCTCCAGCAGCTCGACATGGAGTCCAACGGCAAGTCCGTGGACCGTGAGGGCCGCCCGGTCGAGTGGCAGACCGGCCCGGTGGTCTGGGGCACGCCCGGCACCAACGGCCAGCACGCGTACTACCAGTTGATCCACCAGGGCACCAAGCTGATCCCCGCCGACTTCATCGGCTTCGTCAACCCGGTCGATGAACTGAGCGACGGACTCGCCGCCCAGCACGACCTGTTGATGGCGAACTTCTTCGCGCAGACGCAGGCGCTGGCCTTCGGCAAGACCCCGGACGAGGTACGGGCCGAGGGGGTGCCCGAGGAACTGGTGCCGCACAAGACGTTCGAGGGCAACCACCCCACGACCACCATCCTGGCCCGGGAGTTGACGCCTTCGGTCCTCGGCCAGTTGATCGCCCTCTACGAGCACAAGGTGTTCGTCCAGGGCGCGATCTGGAACATCGACTCCTTCGACCAGTGGGGCGTCGAACTCGGCAAGGTGCTCGCCAAGCGCGTCGAGCCCGCCCTCACCGAGGGCGCCGACGTCCCCGGACTCGACCCCTCCACGGCCGCCCTGGTGGCCGCTTACCGCTCCCTCCGAAAGAAGTGA
- the tal gene encoding transaldolase — protein MITVTEATAPAVTLKRLSDEGVSIWLDDLSRKRIESGNLAELVATRHVVGVTTNPSIFQAAIGSGEGYERQLADLAERGVTVDEAVRMMTTADVRAAADILRPVFEATGGRDGRVSIEVDPRLAHRTAATIAEAKQLSWLVDRPNVMIKIPATKAGLPAITEVIGLGISVNVTLIFSLERYREVMDAYLAGLEKAQAAGIDLAGIHSVASFFVSRVDSEIDKRLAKAGTDEALALKGRAALANARLAYEAYEGVFGSADGSAEGGARWTALASSGAQKQRPLWASTGVKDPAYKDTLYVDELVAPGTVNTMPEGTLNATADHGDIHGDAVTGGYAEARADLAAVEALGISYDEVVGQLEDEAVSKFEAAWEDLLDAVATSLRGKGVEGA, from the coding sequence ATGATCACTGTGACCGAAGCAACCGCGCCCGCGGTAACCCTGAAGCGCCTCTCCGACGAAGGCGTCTCCATCTGGCTCGACGACCTCTCCCGCAAGCGGATCGAGTCCGGCAACCTGGCCGAACTCGTCGCGACGCGGCATGTGGTGGGCGTGACCACCAACCCGTCCATCTTCCAGGCCGCCATCGGCTCCGGCGAGGGATACGAGCGGCAGCTCGCCGACCTCGCCGAGCGCGGAGTGACCGTCGACGAGGCCGTCCGCATGATGACGACCGCCGACGTGCGGGCCGCGGCCGACATCCTGCGCCCGGTGTTCGAGGCGACCGGCGGCCGTGACGGCCGGGTCTCCATCGAGGTCGACCCCCGACTGGCCCACCGCACCGCCGCGACGATCGCCGAGGCCAAGCAGCTCTCCTGGCTGGTCGACCGCCCGAACGTGATGATCAAGATCCCGGCGACGAAGGCGGGCCTCCCCGCGATCACCGAGGTCATCGGCCTCGGGATCAGCGTCAATGTGACGCTGATCTTCTCGCTGGAGCGCTACCGCGAGGTCATGGACGCCTATCTCGCGGGCCTGGAGAAGGCGCAGGCCGCGGGCATCGACCTCGCCGGCATCCACTCCGTCGCCTCCTTCTTCGTCTCCCGGGTCGACAGCGAGATCGACAAGCGGCTCGCGAAGGCAGGCACGGACGAGGCCCTCGCGCTCAAGGGCCGGGCGGCGCTCGCCAACGCCCGTCTCGCCTACGAGGCGTACGAGGGTGTGTTCGGCTCCGCCGACGGCTCGGCGGAAGGCGGCGCCCGCTGGACGGCCCTCGCCTCCTCCGGCGCGCAGAAGCAGCGCCCCCTGTGGGCCTCCACCGGCGTCAAGGACCCCGCGTACAAGGACACCCTGTACGTCGACGAACTGGTCGCGCCCGGCACGGTCAACACCATGCCCGAGGGGACGCTGAACGCCACCGCCGACCACGGCGACATCCACGGCGACGCGGTGACCGGAGGCTACGCCGAGGCCCGTGCCGACCTGGCCGCGGTCGAGGCGCTCGGGATCTCCTACGACGAGGTCGTCGGGCAACTGGAGGACGAGGCCGTCTCGAAGTTCGAGGCGGCCTGGGAGGATCTGCTCGACGCGGTGGCGACCTCGCTGCGCGGCAAGGGAGTTGAGGGGGCATGA
- a CDS encoding glycoside hydrolase family 16 protein, with translation MSETPGTPRRGSVRRVLIAVFSTLSLAAAAATAATLPANASAPTPPSGWSQVFLDDFNGAAGTGVNTANWQYTTGTSYPGGPANFGTGEVETMTSSTNNVALDGSGNLLITPRRDASGNWTSGRIETTRTDFQPPAGGKLRIESRLQMPNVTGDAAKGYWPAFWALGAPYRGNYQNWPGVGELDIMENVQGLNTEWATMHCGTSPGGPCNETTGIGNNTPCTGTTCQAGFHTYAMEWDKSTSPEEIRFYLDGVNFHTVKANQVDATTWANATNHGYFMILNVAMGGGFPGAFGGGPDSGTVPGHPLVVDYVQVLQSAGSGGGTTPPPTGNRDAYSSIQAESYDGQSGVVGETTTDTGGGQDIGTIANGDYALYKGVNFGSTAATQFYGRVASGAASGVSGLVEVRLDSRTSTPVASFALGNTGGWQSWRTVPANMSSVTGTHDVYLTFTSGQPADFVNVNWFDFGH, from the coding sequence ATGAGTGAAACTCCCGGCACACCCAGACGCGGCTCCGTCCGGCGCGTGCTCATCGCCGTGTTCAGCACGCTGAGCCTGGCGGCGGCCGCCGCCACCGCGGCCACCCTCCCCGCGAACGCGTCCGCCCCCACGCCCCCCAGCGGCTGGTCCCAGGTCTTCCTCGACGACTTCAACGGGGCCGCCGGAACCGGCGTGAACACCGCCAACTGGCAGTACACGACGGGCACCAGCTACCCCGGCGGGCCCGCCAACTTCGGTACCGGCGAGGTCGAGACGATGACCTCCAGCACCAACAACGTCGCCCTGGACGGCAGCGGCAACCTGCTGATCACCCCGCGCCGTGACGCCTCGGGCAACTGGACCTCGGGCCGCATCGAGACCACGCGCACCGACTTCCAGCCGCCCGCCGGGGGCAAGCTGCGCATCGAGTCGCGACTGCAGATGCCGAACGTGACCGGCGACGCCGCCAAGGGCTACTGGCCCGCGTTCTGGGCGCTCGGCGCGCCCTACCGCGGCAACTACCAGAACTGGCCGGGCGTCGGCGAACTGGACATCATGGAGAACGTCCAGGGCCTCAACACCGAGTGGGCCACCATGCACTGCGGCACCAGCCCGGGCGGCCCGTGCAACGAGACCACCGGCATCGGCAACAACACCCCCTGCACCGGCACGACATGTCAGGCCGGTTTCCACACCTACGCGATGGAGTGGGACAAGTCGACGAGCCCCGAGGAGATCCGCTTCTACCTCGACGGCGTCAACTTCCACACGGTGAAGGCGAACCAGGTCGACGCGACCACCTGGGCGAACGCCACCAACCACGGCTACTTCATGATCCTGAACGTCGCCATGGGCGGCGGCTTCCCGGGCGCCTTCGGCGGCGGCCCGGACAGCGGCACGGTCCCCGGACACCCGCTGGTCGTCGACTACGTGCAGGTGCTCCAGTCCGCCGGCAGCGGAGGTGGCACCACTCCGCCGCCCACCGGCAACCGTGACGCCTACAGCTCCATCCAGGCGGAGTCGTACGACGGGCAGTCGGGCGTCGTCGGCGAGACCACCACGGACACCGGTGGCGGCCAGGACATCGGCACGATCGCGAACGGCGACTACGCGCTCTACAAGGGCGTCAACTTCGGCTCCACGGCGGCCACCCAGTTCTACGGCCGGGTCGCCAGCGGTGCGGCGAGCGGGGTCAGCGGCCTGGTCGAGGTGCGCCTCGACAGCCGTACGAGCACTCCGGTCGCCAGCTTCGCGCTGGGCAACACCGGTGGCTGGCAGTCCTGGAGGACCGTGCCCGCGAACATGAGCTCCGTCACCGGGACCCACGACGTCTATCTGACGTTCACCAGCGGCCAGCCGGCGGACTTCGTGAACGTCAACTGGTTCGACTTCGGACACTGA
- the opcA gene encoding glucose-6-phosphate dehydrogenase assembly protein OpcA: protein MKIDLTDTTASKINKALVRGRRAIGTPAVGMVLTMVIVTDEENAYDAIKAAEEASREHPSRTLVVIRRVARTPRDRTNSRLDAEVRVGSDAGTGETVVLRTYGDVSDHADSVVLPLLLPDAPVVVWWPVDAPDIPVKDPLGALAQRRITDMYAVETPLQALDARASSYAPGDTDLAWTRLTPWRSMLAAALDQARTKVISATVESEAQNPSAELLARWLEARLQVKAERVVTAGPVVTAVRLGTENGEIVIDRPEGPLATLSLPGQPSRTLALKVRSTSELIAEELRRLDADEMYAIALRGEATKETPRHV from the coding sequence ATGAAGATCGACCTGACCGATACCACGGCAAGCAAGATCAACAAGGCACTCGTACGGGGGCGCCGTGCCATCGGCACCCCGGCCGTGGGCATGGTCCTGACGATGGTCATCGTCACCGACGAGGAGAACGCGTACGACGCCATCAAGGCGGCCGAGGAGGCCTCCCGCGAGCACCCCTCACGCACCCTGGTGGTCATCAGGCGCGTGGCCCGCACCCCGCGCGACCGCACCAACTCCCGTCTGGACGCGGAGGTGCGTGTGGGTTCGGACGCGGGCACCGGCGAGACGGTCGTCCTGCGGACGTACGGCGATGTCTCCGACCACGCCGACTCGGTGGTCCTGCCGCTGCTGCTGCCGGACGCCCCGGTCGTCGTCTGGTGGCCGGTGGACGCGCCCGACATCCCGGTCAAGGACCCGCTGGGCGCCCTCGCGCAGCGCCGGATCACCGACATGTACGCGGTCGAGACCCCGCTCCAGGCGCTGGACGCCCGTGCCTCCTCGTACGCGCCGGGCGACACCGACCTGGCGTGGACCCGGCTGACGCCCTGGCGTTCGATGCTGGCGGCGGCCCTCGACCAGGCCCGCACGAAGGTGATCTCGGCGACCGTCGAGAGCGAGGCGCAGAACCCGAGCGCCGAACTGCTGGCCCGCTGGCTGGAGGCCCGCCTCCAGGTCAAGGCCGAACGTGTCGTCACGGCGGGCCCGGTGGTGACCGCCGTCCGGCTCGGCACCGAGAACGGCGAGATCGTGATCGACCGCCCGGAAGGCCCGCTGGCCACCCTGTCCCTGCCCGGTCAGCCCTCCCGCACCCTCGCGCTGAAGGTGCGCTCCACCTCCGAGCTGATCGCCGAGGAACTGCGCCGCCTCGACGCGGACGAGATGTACGCCATCGCCCTGCGCGGCGAGGCCACCAAGGAGACCCCCCGTCATGTCTGA
- the zwf gene encoding glucose-6-phosphate dehydrogenase produces the protein MTPESLAEALGVPVADWDNPLRDPRDRRLPRIAGPSGLVIFGVTGDLSRKKLMPAVYDLANRGLLPPGFSLLGFARREWEDQDFAQVVHDSVREHARTEFREEVWQTLAEGMRFIPGDFDDDDAFKQLRSAVDELDASRGTSGNYAFYLSVPPKFFPKVVRQLKKHGLADAPEGSWRRAVIEKPFGHDLASARELNRIVHDVFDPDQVFRIDHYLGKETVQNILALRFANQMYEPVWNRSYVDHVQITMAEDIGIGGRAGYYDGIGSARDVIQNHLLQLMALTAMEEPAAFDAESLLAEKLKVLKAVKLPENLGEHTVRGQYAASWQGGERVRGYLQEDGIDPRSTTDTYAAVKLQVDNRRWAGVPFYLRTGKRLGRRVTEIAVVFQRAPHSPFDSTATEELGANAIVIRVQPDEGMTVRFGSKVPGTSMEIRDVTMDFAYGESFTESSPEAYERLILDVLLGDANLFPRHQEVEESWKILDPIEGYWDAHGTPAQYPSGGWGPKEADEMLARDGRSWRRP, from the coding sequence ATGACGCCCGAGTCCCTCGCCGAGGCTCTCGGTGTCCCGGTGGCCGACTGGGACAACCCGCTGCGCGACCCGCGCGACCGCCGGCTCCCGCGGATCGCCGGGCCTTCCGGTCTGGTCATCTTCGGTGTCACCGGCGACCTGTCCCGCAAGAAGCTGATGCCGGCCGTGTACGACCTCGCCAACCGGGGTCTGCTGCCGCCGGGCTTCTCGCTCCTCGGGTTCGCCCGTCGCGAGTGGGAGGACCAGGACTTCGCGCAGGTGGTGCACGACTCGGTGCGCGAGCACGCGCGGACCGAGTTCCGCGAGGAGGTCTGGCAGACGCTCGCCGAGGGCATGCGGTTCATCCCGGGAGACTTCGACGACGACGACGCGTTCAAGCAACTGCGTTCGGCTGTCGATGAGTTGGACGCGTCCCGGGGCACCAGCGGCAACTACGCCTTCTACCTCTCCGTACCGCCGAAGTTCTTTCCGAAGGTGGTCCGGCAGCTCAAGAAGCACGGACTGGCCGACGCTCCCGAGGGTTCCTGGCGGCGCGCGGTCATCGAGAAGCCGTTCGGCCACGACCTGGCGAGCGCGCGCGAGCTGAACCGCATCGTGCACGACGTGTTCGACCCGGACCAGGTGTTCCGTATCGACCACTACCTCGGCAAGGAGACCGTCCAGAACATCCTGGCGCTCCGCTTCGCCAACCAGATGTACGAGCCCGTCTGGAACCGGTCGTACGTCGACCACGTCCAGATCACGATGGCCGAGGACATCGGCATCGGCGGCCGGGCCGGCTACTACGACGGCATCGGGTCCGCCCGGGACGTGATCCAGAACCACCTCCTCCAGCTCATGGCGCTCACCGCCATGGAGGAACCGGCCGCCTTCGACGCCGAGTCCCTGCTCGCCGAGAAGCTCAAGGTCCTCAAGGCCGTGAAGCTGCCGGAGAACCTGGGCGAGCACACCGTGCGCGGCCAGTACGCGGCGAGCTGGCAGGGCGGCGAGAGGGTGCGCGGCTACCTGCAGGAGGACGGCATCGACCCCCGGTCGACGACCGACACCTACGCGGCCGTCAAGCTCCAGGTGGACAACAGGCGTTGGGCGGGCGTGCCGTTCTACCTCAGGACCGGAAAGCGCCTCGGCCGACGGGTCACGGAGATCGCGGTGGTCTTCCAGCGTGCCCCGCACTCCCCGTTCGACTCCACCGCCACGGAGGAACTCGGCGCGAACGCGATCGTCATCCGCGTCCAGCCCGACGAGGGCATGACGGTGCGCTTCGGATCGAAGGTGCCGGGTACCTCGATGGAGATCCGGGACGTCACCATGGACTTCGCGTACGGCGAGTCGTTCACCGAGTCCAGCCCGGAGGCGTACGAACGGCTGATCCTGGATGTCCTGCTCGGCGACGCCAATCTCTTCCCCCGCCACCAGGAGGTGGAAGAGTCCTGGAAGATCCTCGACCCGATCGAGGGGTACTGGGATGCCCACGGCACGCCCGCGCAGTACCCGTCGGGCGGTTGGGGCCCGAAGGAAGCCGACGAGATGCTCGCACGAGACGGACGGAGCTGGCGCAGGCCATGA
- the gnd gene encoding phosphogluconate dehydrogenase (NAD(+)-dependent, decarboxylating), with translation MQLGLIGLGKMGGNMRERIRRAGHTVIGYDRNPDLADVHSLTELVGKLEGPRVVWVMVPAGAPTQSVIDELGDLLEAGDTVVDGGNSRWTDDEKHAQELAAKGIGFVDAGVSGGVWGLENGYALMVGGDAENIEKVRPVFDALKPEGDFGFVHAGKVGAGHFSKMVHNGIEYAMMQAYAEGWELLEKVDSVTDVREVFRSWQEGTVIRSWLLDLAVNALDGDEHLDKLRGHADDSGEGRWTVEAAIDNAVPLPAITASLFARFASRQDDSPQMKMIAALRNQFGGHAVESAK, from the coding sequence ATGCAGCTCGGACTCATCGGTCTCGGCAAGATGGGTGGCAACATGCGCGAGCGCATACGCCGCGCGGGACACACCGTCATCGGCTACGACCGCAATCCGGACCTCGCCGACGTGCACAGCCTCACCGAACTCGTGGGCAAGCTCGAAGGCCCGCGCGTGGTCTGGGTGATGGTGCCGGCCGGCGCCCCCACCCAGTCCGTCATCGACGAACTCGGTGACCTGCTGGAGGCCGGCGACACGGTCGTGGACGGCGGCAACTCCCGCTGGACGGACGACGAGAAGCACGCCCAGGAGCTGGCGGCCAAGGGCATCGGCTTCGTCGATGCCGGTGTCTCGGGCGGGGTGTGGGGCCTGGAGAACGGCTACGCGCTGATGGTCGGCGGCGACGCCGAGAACATCGAGAAGGTGCGGCCGGTCTTCGACGCGCTCAAGCCCGAGGGCGACTTCGGCTTCGTGCACGCGGGCAAGGTGGGCGCGGGCCACTTCTCCAAGATGGTCCACAACGGCATCGAGTACGCCATGATGCAGGCCTACGCCGAGGGCTGGGAGCTCCTGGAGAAGGTCGACTCGGTCACCGATGTGCGCGAGGTGTTCCGCTCCTGGCAGGAGGGCACCGTGATCCGCTCCTGGCTGCTCGACCTCGCGGTCAACGCCCTGGACGGCGACGAGCACCTGGACAAGTTGCGCGGCCACGCGGACGACTCGGGCGAGGGCCGCTGGACCGTCGAGGCGGCCATCGACAACGCCGTTCCGCTGCCCGCCATCACGGCCTCCCTCTTCGCGCGCTTCGCGTCCCGCCAGGACGACTCGCCGCAGATGAAGATGATCGCGGCGCTGCGCAACCAGTTCGGCGGCCACGCCGTCGAGTCGGCGAAGTAG
- a CDS encoding helix-turn-helix domain-containing protein: protein MADRTTQGGTGSEGGQDGIRTFPFPADLSLSGVGMQVGAMGAGRTWHADAPLERVHRIDFHVVMLFHEGPVRHMIDFAEYEAGAGDLLWIRPGQVHRFSSTDRYRGTVLTMQPGFLPRATVEATGLYRYDLPPLLRPDAGRLAALEHSLTQLEREYVDTTTLPLSLRTSVLRHSLTAFLLRLAHLAVSSAETARDHTDTTFTRFRDAVEKDFAVNHSVSAYADTLGYSRRTLVRAVRAATGETPKGFIDKRVVLEAKRLLAHTDMPIGRIGAAVGFPDAANFSKFFHQHTGATPVVFRAELR, encoded by the coding sequence ATGGCAGACAGAACCACCCAAGGCGGTACCGGGAGCGAAGGCGGCCAGGACGGGATCAGGACCTTCCCCTTCCCGGCCGATCTGAGCCTGTCCGGGGTAGGCATGCAGGTCGGCGCGATGGGGGCCGGGCGCACCTGGCACGCGGACGCCCCGCTGGAACGCGTGCACCGCATCGACTTCCACGTCGTGATGCTCTTCCACGAGGGCCCCGTCCGGCACATGATCGACTTCGCCGAGTACGAGGCCGGTGCGGGCGACCTCCTGTGGATCCGGCCCGGCCAGGTGCACCGCTTCTCCAGCACCGACCGCTACCGCGGCACCGTGCTGACCATGCAGCCCGGTTTCCTGCCCAGGGCCACCGTCGAGGCGACCGGGCTGTACCGCTACGACCTGCCCCCGCTGCTGCGCCCCGACGCCGGCCGGCTGGCCGCCCTGGAGCACTCGCTCACCCAGCTCGAACGCGAGTACGTCGACACGACCACGCTGCCGCTCAGCCTGCGCACCTCGGTGCTGCGGCACTCGCTCACCGCGTTCCTGCTCCGCCTCGCCCATCTCGCGGTGAGTTCCGCCGAGACGGCCCGCGACCACACGGACACCACCTTCACCCGCTTCCGGGACGCGGTCGAGAAGGACTTCGCCGTCAACCACAGCGTCAGCGCCTACGCCGACACCCTCGGATACTCGCGCCGCACCCTGGTCCGCGCGGTGCGCGCCGCCACCGGCGAGACGCCGAAGGGGTTCATCGACAAACGGGTCGTCCTGGAGGCCAAGCGGCTCCTCGCCCACACGGACATGCCGATCGGACGCATCGGGGCCGCCGTGGGCTTCCCGGACGCCGCCAACTTCTCGAAGTTCTTCCATCAGCACACGGGGGCGACCCCGGTGGTCTTCCGGGCCGAACTGCGCTGA
- the tkt gene encoding transketolase — MSTQSSDGVIWTELDRRAVDTARILAADAVQKVGNGHPGTAMSLAPAAYTLFQKVMRHDPADPEWTGRDRFVLSPGHTSLTLYTQLFLSGYELGLDDLKTFRTHGSKTPGHPEYGHTAGVETTTGPLGQGAANAVGMAMAARYERGLFDPEAPEGESPFDHTIWAIVSDGDLEEGISAEASSLAGHQKLGNLVFLYDDNHISIEGDTATAFSEDVLGRYESYGWHTQRIEPAADGDIDVHALYAALEAARAETGRPSIIAMRTIIAWPAPNAKNTEASHGSALGADEIAATKRILGFDPEQTFQVDAEVLAHARQALDRGAEAHAAWDKRIGVWRTERPENAKLFDRIVAGQLPEGWETALPVFEEGTSVATRAASGKVLQALGGVLPELWGGSADLAGSNNTTIDKTSSFLPAGNPLPEADPYGRTIHFGIREHSMAAEMNGIALHGNTRIYGGTFLVFSDYMRNAVRLSALMQLPVTYVWTHDSIGLGEDGPTHQPVEHLASLRAIPGLNIVRPADANETAIAWGEILKRHATNPAPHGLALTRQGVPTHPVNPDAARGGYVLRDSSTGTPDVLLIATGSEVQLAVAARELLEAEGVGTRVVSMPSVEWFEEQSPEYRASVLPPSVKARVAVEAGIGLTWYRYVGDAGRIVSLEHFGASADAGTLFAEFGFTAENVAAAARESIAALRG, encoded by the coding sequence ATGAGCACGCAGAGCTCCGACGGTGTCATCTGGACCGAGCTCGACCGCCGAGCCGTCGACACCGCCCGTATTCTGGCCGCCGACGCCGTGCAGAAGGTCGGCAACGGGCACCCCGGCACCGCGATGAGCCTGGCCCCGGCGGCGTACACGCTCTTTCAGAAGGTGATGCGTCACGACCCGGCGGACCCGGAGTGGACCGGCCGCGACCGCTTCGTCCTCTCCCCCGGCCACACCTCGCTGACCCTCTACACCCAGCTCTTCCTGTCAGGCTATGAACTCGGCCTCGACGATCTGAAGACGTTCCGTACCCACGGGTCCAAGACGCCCGGCCACCCCGAGTACGGGCACACCGCGGGGGTGGAGACGACGACCGGTCCGCTCGGCCAGGGTGCCGCCAACGCGGTGGGCATGGCGATGGCCGCCCGCTACGAGCGCGGCCTCTTCGACCCCGAGGCCCCCGAGGGCGAGTCCCCCTTCGACCACACCATCTGGGCGATCGTCTCCGACGGCGACCTGGAGGAGGGCATCTCCGCGGAGGCCTCCTCGCTCGCCGGCCACCAGAAGCTCGGCAACCTCGTCTTCCTCTACGACGACAACCACATCTCCATCGAGGGCGACACGGCGACGGCCTTCTCCGAGGACGTGCTGGGGCGCTACGAGTCGTACGGCTGGCACACGCAGCGGATCGAGCCCGCCGCCGACGGCGACATCGACGTGCACGCCCTGTACGCGGCGCTCGAAGCGGCGCGGGCCGAGACCGGGCGCCCCTCCATCATCGCGATGCGCACAATCATCGCCTGGCCCGCCCCGAACGCGAAGAACACCGAGGCCTCGCACGGCTCGGCGCTCGGCGCCGACGAGATCGCCGCCACCAAGCGGATCCTGGGCTTCGACCCGGAGCAGACCTTCCAGGTCGACGCCGAGGTGCTGGCACACGCCCGTCAGGCACTCGACCGGGGCGCCGAGGCGCACGCCGCCTGGGACAAGCGGATCGGCGTCTGGCGCACCGAGCGGCCCGAGAACGCGAAGCTCTTCGACCGGATCGTCGCGGGCCAGCTCCCCGAGGGCTGGGAGACCGCGCTGCCGGTGTTCGAGGAGGGCACGTCCGTCGCCACCCGCGCCGCTTCCGGCAAGGTCCTCCAGGCGCTCGGCGGTGTACTGCCCGAGCTGTGGGGCGGCTCGGCCGACCTGGCCGGCTCGAACAACACCACCATCGACAAGACGAGCTCGTTCCTCCCGGCGGGCAACCCGCTGCCGGAGGCCGACCCGTACGGCCGCACGATCCACTTCGGCATCCGCGAGCACTCCATGGCCGCGGAGATGAACGGCATCGCGCTGCACGGCAACACCCGCATCTACGGCGGCACCTTCCTGGTGTTCTCCGACTACATGCGCAACGCCGTCCGCCTGTCCGCGCTGATGCAGCTCCCGGTGACGTACGTGTGGACGCACGACTCCATCGGCCTCGGCGAGGACGGCCCGACCCACCAGCCCGTCGAGCACCTCGCCTCGCTGCGCGCCATCCCCGGCCTGAACATCGTCCGCCCGGCCGACGCCAACGAGACCGCGATCGCCTGGGGCGAGATCCTCAAGCGGCACGCCACGAACCCGGCCCCGCACGGTCTCGCGCTCACCCGTCAGGGCGTGCCGACCCACCCCGTCAACCCCGACGCCGCGCGCGGCGGTTACGTCCTGCGGGACTCCTCCACCGGGACCCCGGACGTCCTGCTGATCGCGACCGGCTCCGAGGTGCAGCTCGCCGTCGCGGCGCGCGAGCTGCTGGAGGCCGAGGGGGTGGGCACCCGGGTGGTGTCGATGCCTTCGGTCGAGTGGTTCGAGGAGCAGTCCCCGGAGTACCGGGCGAGTGTCCTTCCGCCGTCCGTGAAGGCCCGCGTGGCGGTCGAGGCCGGGATCGGTCTGACCTGGTACCGGTACGTCGGTGACGCGGGACGCATCGTCTCGCTGGAGCACTTCGGCGCCTCGGCCGACGCCGGGACGCTCTTCGCCGAGTTCGGCTTCACCGCCGAGAACGTCGCCGCCGCCGCGCGGGAATCCATTGCCGCCCTGCGCGGTTGA